The Erigeron canadensis isolate Cc75 chromosome 4, C_canadensis_v1, whole genome shotgun sequence genome window below encodes:
- the LOC122596523 gene encoding lysine histidine transporter-like 8 — MTDYAEHAISAPITPSSVHSPPTSAFSSQFHSPSLSRSPLLHSPEHPKTTATSTKPKTGSKITFSNTPPVVSAPPSQMHSPSMSRSPFLGTPDRPVTMPPSGARTPMAYIRSRNLTPRFLTPLGSPLRKALHLTKLDPTDAWLPITESRNGNAYYAAFHTLCSGIGIQALVLPVAFTILGWAWGIIVLTLAFIWQLYTLYLLVNLHESPETGIRYSRYMQLANATFGERLGKALALFPIMYLSAGTCMACVIIGGSTAKIFFQVVCAATECKAETLTTVEWYLVFTCGAVLLSQLPNLNSIAGISLVGAITALGYCTTIWVVSVSEGRLPNVSYNPIRIGSEVSKIFDVLNALGIIAFAFRGHNLILEIQATMPSSEKHPSTIPMWKGVRVSYALIAMCLFPLAIGGYWAYGNLIPSGGMLTALFMFHSQDLAKSIQALTSLFVIINVLSSFQIYAMPIFDEMESVYVTRYKKPCAWWLRVILRTFFGFFCFFLAVAMPFLPSLAGLVGGISLPVTLAYPCFMWLKVKKPKVYRAKWWLNWGLGVLGMGLSVLLTAAGLYVIIDNGIKLNFFKPE, encoded by the exons ATGACAGACTATGCCGAACACGCGATATCTGCCCCGATAACGCCGTCATCTGTCCACTCACCACCTACGTCCGCCTTTTCTTCACAATTTCACTCTCCATCCTTATCTCGATCACCACTCCTGCACTCACCAGAGCACCCAAAAACAACGGCTACAAGCACCAAACCGAAAACTGGCAGCAAAATAACGTTTTCAAACACGCCACCAGTGGTTTCGGCTCCTCCATCACAGATGCACTCACCTTCGATGTCACGGTCACCGTTTCTTGGGACGCCAGACCGACCCGTGACTATGCCACCTAGTGGAGCTAGAACACCTATGGCTTATATAAGGTCTAGGAATTTAACACCTAGATTTTTGACACCTTTGGGTAGTCCTTTGAGAAAAGCTCTTCATCTTACAAAATTAGACCCAACGGACGCATGGCTTCCTATTACGGAATCAAGAAATGGAAACGCGTATTATGCCGCTTTTCATACGCTCTGCTCTGGGATTGGAATTCAAGCACTTGTGCTCCCTGTTGCCTTCACTATTCTTGGCTG GGCTTGGGGAATCATAGTCTTAACATTAGCATTCATATGGCAACTTTACACTTTGTATTTGCTGGTTAATCTTCATGAATCACCTGAAACCGGGATTCGTTACAGTAGATACATGCAACTTGCGAATGCAACATTTG GTGAAAGGTTAGGCAAGGCCTTAGCGCTATTTCCAATCATGTACTTGTCAGCAGGTACATGTATGGCTTGTGTTATCATTGGAGGGTCAACAGCCAAAATATTCTTTCAAGTTGTGTGTGCTGCCACAGAATGCAAAGCAGAGACGCTCACAACCGTTGAATGGTACTTGGTGTTCACTTGTGGTGCAGTCCTCCTTTCTCAACTACCCAATCTAAATTCAATTGCTGGCATATCGCTCGTCGGAGCAATAACTGCCCTCGGATACTGTACAACCATATGGGTTGTGTCTGTATCCGAAGGCAGACTTCCAAACGTATCTTATAATCCTATCAGGATTGGAAGTGAAGTCTCTAAGATTTTTGACGTCCTAAATGCCCTTGGTATCATTGCTTTCGCATTTAGAGGACACAATCTCATATTGGAAATTCAG GCCACCATGCCTTCAAGCGAGAAGCATCCATCAACAATACCAATGTGGAAAGGAGTCAGAGTTTCATATGCTCTTATTGCAATGTGTTTGTTCCCGCTTGCAATTGGAGGTTATTGGGCTTATGGTAATTTG ATTCCATCCGGTGGGATGTTGACTGCACTATTCATGTTTCACTCACAAGACCTAGCAAAGTCGATACAAGCATTAACAAGCCTATTCGTAATTATCAATGTTCTTAGCTCTTTCCAAATCTATGCAATGCCAATATTCGATGAGATGGAGTCAGTATACGTGACAAGGTATAAGAAACCGTGTGCTTGGTGGCTCAGGGTTATCCTAAGGACCTTCTTTGggttcttttgtttctttctcgCGGTAGCAATGCCATTTCTACCTAGTCTGGCTGGTTTGGTTGGTGGAATATCTTTGCCTGTAACATTGGCATATCCGTGCTTCATGTGGCTAAAGGTCAAGAAACCAAAGGTCTATAGGGCCAAATGGTGGCTAAATTGGGGACTCGGGGTTCTTGGAATGGGCTTAAGTGTGCTCTTGACTGCGGCTGGGCTTTATGTCATAATTGATAACGGTATCAAGCTTAATTTTTTCAAGCCCGAGTGA